A portion of the Manihot esculenta cultivar AM560-2 chromosome 2, M.esculenta_v8, whole genome shotgun sequence genome contains these proteins:
- the LOC110609787 gene encoding F-box protein At5g39250, with the protein MSCDEVLKAVFPLLDGVDLASCMAVCKQWRDIARDDYFWKCLCAKRWPSICKRPNPPTVTYYKLYQTFYKRQHRQTLLPPRISLDDLEFFIDIWAEEKLIFSEVVPGPVLLTGIRVPPPGICDILRFHLDGPDYKMILPVEPTVKIPLSQTVSVSVLAGRKDSNKVARVINRSMFDYIDRTAFRAMAFEYLDFSPAHPFIPGIRAWISLLFMDDGNEGVIDVFGIEMDFRDAANSREEVLWLLDMLDWK; encoded by the coding sequence ATGTCATGTGATGAGGTGCTGAAGGCTGTTTTTCCTTTGCTGGATGGTGTAGACCTTGCTTCTTGTATGGCAGTTTGCAAACAATGGAGAGATATTGCCCGAGATGATTATTTTTGGAAATGCCTGTGTGCCAAGAGATGGCCTTCAATTTGCAAGCGGCCTAACCCTCCAACTGTGACCTACTACAAGCTTTACCAAACATTTTATAAGCGACAGCATCGCCAAACCCTGCTTCCTCCAAGAATTTCTCTTGATGATTTAGAGTTTTTCATCGATATTTGGGCTGAAGAAAAATTGATCTTCTCAGAAGTAGTTCCAGGCCCTGTTTTACTGACTGGGATCAGAGTCCCACCGCCTGGAATTTGTGACATACTTAGATTTCACCTTGACGGTCCTGATTATAAGATGATTCTACCTGTTGAGCCAACGGTCAAAATTCCTTTGAGCCAGACAGTTAGTGTGTCTGTACTTGCAGGGCGCAAAGATTCCAACAAAGTTGCTCGTGTCATTAATAGGTCTATGTTTGATTATATAGATCGGACAGCCTTTAGAGCTATGGCGTTTGAGTACCTTGATTTCTCCCCAGCTCACCCATTTATTCCTGGTATCCGAGCATGGATATCTTTGCTCTTCATGGATGATGGAAATGAGGGTGTCATTGATGTTTTTGGGATTGAAATGGATTTCCGTGATGCTGCAAATTCCAGGGAGGAGGTTTTGTGGCTATTAGACATGCTTGATTGGAAGTGA
- the LOC110610041 gene encoding uncharacterized protein LOC110610041, whose amino-acid sequence MSLVSKNSKISLKKTPRRSLRRTSISRRRRLYARRPCKPKRSWRTTTTTTTKVSAKLETLKNLIPAHNGEIIKAEHLFQETADYIVLLKTQVFVLQRLVEFYGSTTTEAETNAVS is encoded by the coding sequence ATGAGCTTAGTCTCAAAGAATTCCAAGATTTCACTCAAAAAGACACCAAGAAGAAGTCTAAGGAGAACTTCAATCTCTCGGAGAAGAAGACTATATGCACGCCGTCCCTGCAAACCAAAAAGAAGCTGgcgcaccaccaccaccaccaccaccaaggTCTCAGCCAAGCTGGAGACTCTCAAGAATCTCATCCCTGCCCACAATGGAGAGATTATAAAGGCTGAGCACTTGTTCCAAGAAACTGCTGATTACATTGTCCTCTTGAAGACCCAAGTCTTCGTTTTGCAGAGATTGGTTGAGTTCTATGGATCTACTACTACTGAAGCAGAAACTAATGCTGTATCATAG
- the LOC110603433 gene encoding probable mitochondrial-processing peptidase subunit beta, mitochondrial, with protein sequence MALKHLLALARRSHRPPPSALSAVRSSSTAVASSSPSTPPSPPPPNAMIYDRLAESVKSKLKQLENPDPRFLKYGSPHPTLTTHTHILSAPETRITTLPNGLRVATESTLASKTATVGVWIDAGSRFETDDTNGTAHFLEHMIFKGTERRSARDLEEEIENMGGHLNAYTSREQTTYYAKVMDKDVNKALDILADILQNSKFDENRISRERDVILREMEEVEGQTEEVIFDHLHATAFQYTPLGRTILGPAKNIRSITRDHLQGYIQTHYTAPRMVIVASGAVKHEEVVEQVKKLFTKLSADPTTASQLVAKEPAFFTGSEVRIIDDDIPLAQFAVAFEGASWTDPDSIALMVMQAMLGSWNKSAGGGKHIGSELAQRVGINEIAESMMAFNTNYKDTGLFGVYAVAKADCLDDLAWAIMYETTKLSYRVSEADVTRARNQLKSSLLLHIDGTSPVAEDIGRQLLTYGRRIPFAELFARIDAVDASTIKRVANRFIHDKDIAIAATGPIQGLPDYNWFRRRTYLNRY encoded by the exons ATGGCGTTGAAGCATCTCCTAGCTCTCGCCCGCCGGTCTCACAGACCTCCACCCTCTGCTCTTTCCGCTGTCCGATCCTCGTCCACCGCCGTCGCCTCTTCCTCGCCATCTACTCCTccctctcctcctcctccaaacGCCATGATCTATGACCGTCTCGCCGAATCAGTCAAATCCAAGCTCAAACAGCTCGAGAACCCTGACCCAAGGTTCCTCAAATACGGGTCCCCTCACCCGACTCTCACGACCCATACCCATATTCTCTCCGCTCCGGAAACCCGCATCACTACGCTCCCCAATGGCCTCCGTGTCGCGACGGAATCCACTCTTGCTTCAAAAACAGCAACAGTGGGGGTCTGGATCGACGCTGGGTCTCGATTCGAGACTGACGATACTAATGGAACGGCGCATTTTCTAGAGCACATGATTTTCAAAGGGACAGAGAGGAGGTCTGCGAGGGACCTTGAGGAGGAGATTGAGAACATGGGCGGCCATTTGAATGCCTACACTAGTAGGGAACAGACTACTTACTATGCCAAAGTTATGGACAAGGATGTCAACAAGGCATTGGATATTTTGGCTGATATACTGCAGAACTCGAAATTCGATGAGAACCGTATTAGTCGCGAGAGGGATGTGATTTTAAGGGAAATGGAAGAG GTTGAGGGGCAGACAGAGGAAGTTATCTTTGACCATTTGCATGCAACTGCATTCCAGTACACTCCTTTGGGTAGAACTATTCTTGGACCAGCTAAAAATATCAGGTCAATTACCAGAGATCATCTTCAGGGCTATATACAGACGCATTACACTGCtccccggatg GTCATTGTTGCTTCTGGAGCAGTTAAGCATGAGGAAGTTGTTGAGCAAGTAAAGAAGTTGTTTACTAAGTTATCAGCTGATCCAACCACTGCTTCTCAGCTGGTTGCAAAAGAACCAGCCTTTTTTACTGGATCTGAG GTTAGGATAATTGATGATGATATTCCTTTGGCACAATTTGCGGTTGCTTTTGAAGGAGCATCCTGGACAGATCCAGATTCTATTGCTCTAATGGTTATGCAGGCTATGCTGGGTTCATGGAATAAAAGTGCTGGAGGTGGAAAGCACATAGG TTCTGAGCTTGCACAAAGGGTTGGCATTAATGAAATAGCAGAAAGCATGATGGCTTTTAACACCAACTACAAAGACACCGGCCTGTTTGGTGTTTATGCAGTTGCTAAG GCAGATTGCTTGGATGATTTAGCCTGGGCAATTATGTATGAGACGACCAAGTTGAGTTATCGAGTTTCTGAAGCTGATGTCACACGTGCTCGAAATCAG TTGAAATCATCACTGCTACTTCACATAGATGGAACCAGTCCTGTAGCTGAAGATATTGGACGCCAG CTACTTACATATGGGCGGAGAATTCCATTTGCCGAATTGTTTGCTAGGATTGATGCTGTTGATGCAAGTACTATTAAACGTGTTGCTAACAGATTTATTCATGACAAG GACATTGCAATTGCTGCCACTGGTCCCATTCAGGGGTTGCCTGACTACAACTGGTTCAGACGCAGGACCTACTTGAATCGCTACTAG
- the LOC110607286 gene encoding UDP-glycosyltransferase 83A1, with product MGKPHILAIPYPAQGHVIPLMELSQCLVRHGLKVTFVNTEYNHKRVVNALAEKNYFGDQISLVSLPDGMEPWGDRNELGKLTKAIFSVMPGKLEDLIDRINASEDEKITCIIADESMGWALEVAEKMKIRRVAFWPASAALLTLSFTIPKLIDDGIIDSNGTPLKNQTIQLAPAMPEVHAANLVWACIGDSTTQKIIFDVSVKNNKAVKLADSIICNSAYDFEPGAFTLTPNILPIGPLLADSREGDSVGYFWPEDSNCLKWLDQQPLKSVIYVAFGSFTIFDKSQFQELALGLEISRRPFLWVVRPDITSDTNAYPEGFQERVATRGQMVGWAPQQKVLSHPSIACFLSHCGWNSTMEGVANGVPFLCWPYFADQFLNQNYIADVWKVGLKFKRNESGIITREEIKNKVEQVLSDENITARAAEFKERAMISVGEGGYSRKNFNDLIGWMKA from the exons ATGGGCAAACCACATATTCTAGCCATACCTTATCCAGCACAAGGTCATGTGATTCCTTTAATGGAACTCTCACAATGCTTAGTTAGACATGGACTCAAAGTCACATTTGTGAACACAGAGTACAATCACAAGAGGGTTGTGAATGCATTGGCAGAGAAGAATTATTTTGGGGATCAAATCAGTCTTGTTTCACTTCCAGATGGGATGGAACCATGGGGAGATAGGAATGAACTGGGGAAGTTAACTAAAGCAATTTTCAGTGTAATGCCAGGGAAGCTGGAGGATCTCATTGACAGGATCAATGCATCAGAAGATGAAAAAATTACCTGTATAATTGCTGATGAGAGTATGGGTTGGGCTCTTGAAGTGGCAGAGAAGATGAAAATCCGCCGGGTTGCCTTTTGGCCTGCATCAGCAGCTCTACTGACCTTGTCATTTACTATTCCGAAACTAATTGATGATGGGATCATCGACAGCAACG gAACTCCACTGAAGAACCAGACGATTCAGTTGGCTCCAGCAATGCCAGAGGTGCACGCTGCAAATTTGGTATGGGCTTGCATTGGTGACTCGACCACgcagaaaattatttttgatgTCTCAGTTAAAAACAACAAGGCTGTGAAACTGGCAGACTCCATAATTTGTAATTCAGCATATGATTTTGAGCCTGGAGCATTTACTTTGACGCCAAATATTCTACCTATAGGACCACTTCTGGCAGACAGTAGAGAAGGCGATTCAGTTGGATACTTCTGGCCAGAAGACTCAAATTGTTTGAAATGGCTGGATCAACAACCTCTCAAGTCAGTGATATATGTTGCATTTGGCAGCTTCACTATTTTTGACAAAAGCCAATTCCAAGAATTAGCACTCGGACTTGAAATTTCCCGTAGGCCGTTCTTGTGGGTTGTGAGGCCAGATATTACCAGCGATACAAACGCCTACCCAGAAGGATTTCAAGAGAGAGTAGCCACCCGTGGGCAGATGGTTGGATGGGCACCTCAGCAGAAGGTTCTTAGTCATCCTTCTATAGCCTGCTTCTTGAGCCATTGTGGTTGGAACTCCACCATGGAAGGTGTCGCCAATGGAGTCCCTTTCTTATGCTGGCCATACTTTGCTGACCAATTCCTTAATCAAAATTACATTGCTGATGTTTGGAAGGTGGGATTGAAGTTTAAACGCAATGAAAGTGGGATCATCACACGGGAAGAAATTAAGAACAAGGTGGAGCAAGTTCTGAGTGATGAAAATATAACAGCAAGGGCTGCAGAATTCAAGGAAAGAGCCATGATAAGTGTTGGAGAAGGAGGTTATTCCAGGAAGAATTTCAATGACTTGATTGGATGGATGAAGGCTTAA
- the LOC110603278 gene encoding NAC domain-containing protein 53 gives MYSSEKEGRVIPCGFRFSPTNIELVQFYLKNKILGWEFPFDLIPIVDVFASSPDNLPLNEFNCGQPNGYWYFYSNRRKGKILTDDGYYALSSHRTIIDGKKLIGFVRTLDFYNGKPPRGTKSQWTIHEYRVNADTIKVNEDDIIMKEKISNFVVCKLVKKGIYKPESSEEENIFSGKDSLSDKNQHNQSGRESEGSNFSMKDNKQNSKGNNSLSDEDKYSQSNTILSQEKVEKLKYSRDDKENSEDDREKNDIIISQANDAAPKS, from the exons ATGTATAGTTCTGAAAAAGAAGGGCGTGTTATTCCATGTGGGTTTAGGTTTAGCCCTACAAATATTGAGCTGGTACAGTTTTATTTGAAGAACAAGATATTGGgttgggaatttccttttgattTAATCCCAATCGTTGATGTTTTTGCTTCCAGCCCTGATAATCTTCCTCTAA ATGAATTCAACTGTGGACAGCCAAATGGATATTGGTACTTCTATTCCAATAGAAGAAAAGGCAAGATTTTAACGGACGATGGTTATTATGCACTCTCTTCACATAGGACCATCATTGACGGGAAGAAACTCATTGGGTTTGTAAGGACATTGGACTTCTACAATGGAAAGCCACCTAGAGGAACCAAATCTCAATGGACTATACATGAGTATAGAGTCAATGCTGATACGATCAAAGTTAATGAAGATGACATCATTATGAAAGAGAAG atCTCGAATTTTGTTGTCTGTAAACTTGTTAAAAAGGGAATTTATAAGCCGGAATCCTCAGAGGAAGAGAATATTTTCAGCGGCAAGGATAGTCTCAGTGATAAGAATCAGCATAATCAGAGTGGCAGAGAAAGTGAAGGGTCTAATTTCTCAATGAAAGATAATAAGCAGAATTCAAAAGGCAATAACAGTCTCAGTGATGAGGATAAGTATAGTCAGAGCAATACCATATTATCACAGGAGAAAGTTGAGAAGTTAAAGTACTCAAGAGATGACAAGGAGAATTCAGAGGATGACCGAGAAAAGAATGATATCATTATATCACAAGCCAATGATGCAGCACCCAAGTCCTAG
- the LOC110609856 gene encoding UDP-glycosyltransferase 83A1 — MRSPRILVVPYPVQGHVIPLMELSKCLAKHGLRITFVNTEYNHQLIKNASEGNNIGDDIHVVSVSDGIHFSEDKNKPGKSSEAILRVMPGKVEELIEEINASGSDKIGCILADQSFGWALEIAEKKGIRRAAFCPAAAAQLVLGFSIPKLIEDGIIDDHGTPTKQQIIQISPTMPAVNTANFVWACLGNKEAQKNIFGLMVRNNKSVKLTDWLLCNSTYDLEPGAFNLAPQLLPIGPLLASNRQADSVGNFWPEDTTCLAWLDQQPPESVIYVAFGSLAVLHQTQFQELALGLELCNRPFLWVIRSDIRKGTTDAFLKEFQDRVGTRGKVVDWAPQQKVLAHPSVACFVSHCGWNSTIEGVSNGILFLCWPCFADQFLNQSYICDIWKIGLGFERDENGRIMRGEFKNKVEQLLSNGEFKARALELKEMVINSAKETGSSYQNFKKFVEWLKE, encoded by the exons ATGCGCAGTCCACGCATCCTAGTAGTGCCTTATCCAGTACAAGGCCATGTGATTCCTCTTATGGAGCTCTCTAAATGCTTAGCCAAGCATGGCCTCAGAATCACATTTGTGAACACAGAATATAATCATCAGCTGATCAAGAATGCCTCAGAGGGCAATAATATAGGGGATGATATTCATGTAGTTTCAGTCTCAGATGGAATCCATTTTTCAGAGGATAAGAATAAGCCTGGGAAGTCATCTGAAGCAATCTTGAGGGTTATGCCTGGCAAAGTAGAGGAGCTCATTGAAGAAATTAATGCATCAGGCAGTGATAAGATCGGCTGTATCCTCGCTGATCAGAGTTTCGGATGGGCCTTGGAAATTGCAGAAAAGAAGGGAATTCGGCGAGCTGCCTTTTGTCCTGCAGCAGCTGCTCAATTGGTCCTGGGATTCAGCATTCCAAAGCTGATAGAAGATGGAATCATAGATGACCATG ggaccccaacaaaacagcagaTAATTCAGATTTCACCAACGATGCCAGCCGTTAACACTGCCAACTTTGTGTGGGCCTGCCTTGGCAACAAGGAAGCACAGAAGAATATTTTTGGATTGATGGTTAGGAACAACAAATCAGTAAAGTTGACAGACTGGCTGCTCTGCAACTCAACTTATGACCTTGAGCCTGGAGCTTTTAACTTGGCTCCGCAGTTACTTCCTATAGGCCCACTTTTAGCAAGCAACAGACAGGCAGATTCAGTAGGAAATTTCTGGCCAGAGGACACAACTTGTCTTGCATGGCTTGATCAGCAGCCACCGGAATCTGTCATCTATGTTGCATTTGGAAGTTTGGCCGTTCTTCATCAAACCCAGTTTCAAGAATTGGCTTTAGGATTGGAACTTTGCAACAGACCATTTCTGTGGGTGATAAGGTCAGATATAAGGAAGGGGACAACCGATGCCTTCCTCAAAGAATTTCAAGACAGAGTAGGCACAAGGGGCAAGGTGGTTGATTGGGCACCTCAACAGAAAGTTCTGGCTCATCCATCTGTTGCTTGTTTTGTGAGTCACTGTGGCTGGAACTCTACCATAGAAGGTGTGAGCAATGGGATCCTTTTCTTGTGTTGGCCTTGCTTTGCTGACCAGTTCTTAAACCAGAGCTACATTTGTGATATTTGGAAGATTGGATTAGGATTTGAGAGAGATGAAAATGGGAGGATTATGCGAGGAGAATTCAAGAATAAGGTGGAGCAACTACTGAGTAATGGGGAATTTAAAGCAAGAGCTTTGGAACTCAAGGAAATGGTCATTAACAGTGCCAAAGAAACTGGTAGCTCTTACCAAAATTTCAAGAAATTTGTTGAATGGCTGAAAGAGTAG
- the LOC110608585 gene encoding biotin carboxyl carrier protein of acetyl-CoA carboxylase 2, chloroplastic, with protein MTNQSTMSMTSLSVPCPKTSLAACVGSNSQNLRPNSTICFPPHSPTLVGFQWPDRKQSPVTKVQAQLNEVVATKPSNSAPIPSSEKKDEPAESILGASSISTFMAQVSDLVKLVDSRDITELQLKQLDCELIIRKKEALQQPPPTAPVIATLPHGQHATLASPTPAAPAFAPPSSLPPAPAPALPSPAKTSTSSHPPLKCPMAGTFYRSPAPGEPAFVKVGDKVQKGQVVCIIEAMKLMNEIEADQSGTIAEILVEDGKPVSVDTPLLVIAP; from the exons ATGACAAATCAATCAACAATGTCAATGACTTCCTTGTCAGTACCATGCCCAAAGACCTCTTTGGCTGCATGCGTTGGATCCAATTCCCAAAACCTACGTCCCAACTCCACTATTTGTTTTCCTCCTCATTCTCCCACGCTTGTTGGATTTCAG TGGCCTGACAGGAAGCAATCTCCTGTTACAAAGGTGCAGGCACAGCTAAATGAG GTTGTTGCCACGAAGCCTTCAAATTCCGCGCCAATCCCATCATCTGAGAAAAAAGATGAACCTGCAGAAAGCATTCTAGGTGCATCATCAATAAGCACATTCATGGCACAAGTGTCGGACCTTGTCAA GCTTGTAGATTCAAGAGATATCACAGAGCTCCAACTGAAGCAATTAGATTGTGAGCTCATAATAAGGAAAAAGGAGGCTTTGCAGCAACCACCACCAACGGCTCCTGTCATTGCAACGCTACCTCATGGCCAACATGCCACACTTGCATCTCCAACACCAGCAGCTCCTGCATTTGCACCTCCAAGCTCCCTTCCTCCAGCTCCTGCACCTGCCTTACCTTCCCCTGCAAAGACAAGCACTTCATCTCATCCACCACTCAAATGTCCTATGGCAGGAACATTTTATCGGTCTCCAGCACCCGGTGAACCTGCATTTGTGAAG GTAGGGGACAAAGTGCAGAAAGGTCAGGTGGTTTGCATTATTGAGGCCATGAAACTAATGAACGAAATTGAG GCTGATCAGTCTGGAACCATAGCTGAGATTCTGGTTGAAGATGGGAAACCAGTTAGTGTGGACACG CCTCTACTTGTCATTGCACCTTGA